The following coding sequences lie in one Ictalurus furcatus strain D&B chromosome 7, Billie_1.0, whole genome shotgun sequence genomic window:
- the zgc:103586 gene encoding zgc:103586 isoform X2 — protein sequence MAVAELVAKCLQARDMAYCPYSQFPVGAAILTSGGAIITGCNVENASYGLTACAERTAIQRAVAEGHRSFTAIAVTCDIKDSFVGPCGACRQVLMEFGTEWDVYLTKPDGSYKKTSLRELLPLAFSPAHLAKERN from the exons ATGGCCG TTGCAGAACTGGTAGCAAAATGCTTACAGGCACGAGACATGGCTTACTGCCCCTACAGCCAGTTCCCAGTTGGTGCTGCTATTTTGACATCAGGAGGTGCCATAATCACAG GCTGCAATGTAGAGAATGCTTCTTATGGCCTTACAGCGTGTGCAGAGCGAACAGCCATACAGAGAGCTGTAGCTGAGGGCCACAGGAGTTTTACAGCTATAGCAGTCACATG TGATATTAAAGATAGTTTTGTGGGACCCTGTGGGGCCTGTCGACAGGTGTTAATGGAG TTTGGTACAGAATGGGACGTTTACCTGACCAAGCCTGATGGGTCCTATAAGAAGACAAGTCTGAGAGAGCTGCTGCCTTTAGCATTCAGCCCAGCTCACTTGGCAAAAGAGAGAAATTAA
- the zgc:103586 gene encoding zgc:103586 isoform X1, translated as MSHQVAELVAKCLQARDMAYCPYSQFPVGAAILTSGGAIITGCNVENASYGLTACAERTAIQRAVAEGHRSFTAIAVTCDIKDSFVGPCGACRQVLMEFGTEWDVYLTKPDGSYKKTSLRELLPLAFSPAHLAKERN; from the exons ATGTCTCATCAAGTTGCAGAACTGGTAGCAAAATGCTTACAGGCACGAGACATGGCTTACTGCCCCTACAGCCAGTTCCCAGTTGGTGCTGCTATTTTGACATCAGGAGGTGCCATAATCACAG GCTGCAATGTAGAGAATGCTTCTTATGGCCTTACAGCGTGTGCAGAGCGAACAGCCATACAGAGAGCTGTAGCTGAGGGCCACAGGAGTTTTACAGCTATAGCAGTCACATG TGATATTAAAGATAGTTTTGTGGGACCCTGTGGGGCCTGTCGACAGGTGTTAATGGAG TTTGGTACAGAATGGGACGTTTACCTGACCAAGCCTGATGGGTCCTATAAGAAGACAAGTCTGAGAGAGCTGCTGCCTTTAGCATTCAGCCCAGCTCACTTGGCAAAAGAGAGAAATTAA